The segment aaaaAACAGAACTGACAAAAAACCGATGTATTCCAATCAGAATAACTTGGAAAATGCCATGGAGTTAGGACGTGCATCTTCCCACTAGGGACTACTTACAGTTGAACAAATGTGCACAAGAGATGTACTCGGTTTCAAGGGGAATAGGATGTCATACAAAAGGACAAATCCTTTGTTTCCCTCACAATCATGTTTATCGAGTACCGACAAAACAAAATTAATGGCACTTCAGATAGTACTCATAGAGTACCCAGCCAAAGTTAAACAGCGATCACCAACCTAAGCGCAACTTCCTTCCGAACAGTGTACCGGATCTTCTTATCAAAGTTCCGCTCCTTCCGTTTTTCCCTAAATCTCATTAGTGACGCCACCCGATGTGGAAAATTCAACCTCTGCAAGGAGAAGAGCAAATACATGCATGTGAACCATCCATTCCAGCGGACATAACTCATAGGCATTATACATAAGATTCAACATCACTTTATCCTAACCTTACTATAAGGTGCAGAGGATGACGCTCCGCCCAGGCTGCTCAGCTCCCTCCCTCCAAGCAGCAAAAGCACGGCTTGGACCTACAGACAAAACCAACAACTCTCATCAGTCCAGCGAATTGCATTGACTACAGGCAGAGAGAAAACAAGTTCACATCTATATAAAGCAACCAGGAGAGGTACCTTATCAGGGGAGACGGAGTCGAACACATAGACCTCGCCCTGGAACGACAGGGTGAGCTGGTTGGTCGCCATGGGTGGCACGGTCCCAGGCACCATCGCCGAGTGCGGGTCCATCTGCGCGCCGGCGGCCGCAGCCGCCGCGGCAGCAGCATCCGCGTCCATGGGAACGTGCTCCCCACCGATGCCACCGTGCTGGCCTTCctgctcgtcctcctcctcctccatctcgtcttcctcctcgtcctcctcttcttcctccccaacCTCCTGCTCGTGCACCTGTGGTTCCACGGCGAAGCGGTTCAACGCCTCCGCCTCGGCGGCGGCCGCCACGAGGTGCTCCACCGACGGGCCAACGGCGGCGGGAGGCGGGGCGGCCATCCCGTCCGCCGGCTGCGGGTGCCGCTCGGGCCCCCGGCGCGGCTGGTACGGCTTGCTTCCGTCGTGGTGGGACATGGATGGGGGCGGTGAGggatcggatcggatcggaCGATGGGGATGGGGGTGGAGGGTAACCCTAGCCCCTAGGATTGCGATCTGTTTTCGGTTTGGAGGGTGGAAATGGCTCCGCGGCCGAGAAAGACGATGTTGGAGGCGGCCGTGTGGGTCCGGGTTTTGTGGACAGATCGCAGCCGTCGGATCCACTAATTTTGCTGTACAGCGTCCCAATCCCTAGCAATAAATTAATTTTTGCACCCTCTTATATAAGACCAAGTAAAAGATAAAATACGTGTTTTTTCCTTATTTGctaagtgttttttttttgccaagagAGTTGCTATTTCTAATTTTGAGTCAGATTTATACTTTTTGAGGTATAAAATGTGCACCTACAGATATTCTATTTGAAATTCTAAAATACCTAGTCTTGTATTCCGTCAATTCCGCTAGCTAGAAAAAGCGAGCGGCGCCCGCTCGCCATCACGCTGTGTGCCGATATGTCCAGCAATAAGCCAATGAGCGTGCAGGCCTCAGGGTCATGCATGTGTGCGTGCGGTGGAGGAAGGTGGGGTCTGTGATGACGTGGCAGGTTATACAAAATAGAGAAGGGAAAATTATAAAGACTGTTGCATTGCACTACTTTTTTGAagattattttattttagacAATGGCTAAATCATTaattttagaatataattttagacaatctcttggagttgctctaattaCTATGTATTCTGTTAGTTTTACTATGATCAGGTTTGGACTGACAATTATATATCATTATTATGCCATTTATGTGACGCAAAATCTAAGTACTATGCATTTATATTATACAAATGACAAGTCTAAACATCATTTTGTTTCAAAAGTAACAAATATACCTTGTAATTTTAAACTGGGGGTACAgctattgaaaaaaaaaaacagctctttATTTGACAGAAAATGGAAAGAACGCTAGACAGCTTGCAGTCAGAGAATAACCTTGCAGTCAGAGAATAACCTGATGTAATAATGGTTGGTAGACAAGGGAACAAATTGTCAGTTTCACAAGAACTTCTAAAATAATGCTCAGCAACCCTAATTAGGGAATTGACATATCAGTATTGTCATGTTGTCTGTTTTCGGATCTTAGCATACCCATATTGCCAAGAATAATTCAGCGAACCTACAAAACTGGACTGTACTTGTTTATAAATAttgaacatggaacagatgatACAGGCTGGAAGCTATCTTAGGTCTCTGGCCTTGACAGGTAAACATTGTGTTCTGAATCATCTGTTGTGAACAATTTATATTATATCATATAGTAACCCGAAAACATTGCTCCCAAGACAGGAGACCGATTGCCAGCTCCACAAGAACGTACAAAACAGTTCAGTGACCGGAACCAGGGTTAGCATATCAACATTGAACCAAATGTGAAATCTAAATTGGTCCATGGCAGATCATACTTCAATAATCAATCGACCTACAAAATGGAGGACTCTCGGCGACAAACATTATACACATGACATATACAGGAAGTAGTCTTAGGTTCCTGGTCTTCAGAAGTATACACTGTGATCAGAATCATCTGTGCTGTGTCTCCAGAGAACCTGTTCATCAATTTTGGAAAGCTTTTCATCATCTAGCAGCTTCCAAGTCTGGATTGATTCAACTTCCATCCACGATCTCTGCCCTTTCTTGAGCTCGCTGTAAATTATCCGAGCTCTCCTTGGCCAATGGGGTCTTCCATAGGCATGATAACCAAAGCCACCACCATAACAGAACCAAATCCCATTGAGGTTGCCACAAAAATCATTCAGATGGTCGTGACCAAGAAAGACAGCTTTTACATCTCCCATGGAGACAAGGGTCCCAAGGACACCAGAATTTACAGATGAGCATGCGACTCCCTCCTGATACTGACCCTTGAAGCCTGAGTACCAGAGTCCTCGGACCTCTGGGATTGGGATGTGGAAGAAGGCTAATGCAGGGGCATGTGTTTTTTTCTGTCAAACATAGATAAATTTCAGGTACTACACATAAGCACAAAACTACACGCCTTTGccattattaaaaaaaaataatcttACATAACCTGTAATTTGTATCCAAACTGCCCACCTATGTCATTATGAAAATTAATCTAAAGTAACCCATAAATTTGCATTCAAGTTATCCACCTATGCCATTATTAAAAATAACCCAGAGTAACCCTTAAATCTATATCTAAATCATCTACATAACATTATTTGAAAAGAAAGTATTCCAAAGCACTCCTATATATGATTCTGAAATTGCCCACTTATGTCATTTTAACATAGAACATAGAACCTAAACCAAATCATATATGCATTATGTGTGTCATCACGACTACCAAGTATACATGTACAGATTTCCACAATGAACACATAGCACAAGGTAAGGTTTCAACTAAACACATGGAGGTGAGATGCAAAGAGGAAAAACTTGTGGATTGAAGAGCATATAGAGTAATTAGTAACTAAGGTTTACTACAATCGTATAAAGATTACAGACTATATATTCAAGGATTGTGTAATAAACAACTTCAGATGTTGTGATTTGGTTATCAATAATAGTCAGAAGTACCTGAAGTTCCAGTGAAGTAGCACGAAGCCAGGTGAGTTGAGATTCTTTGATCCATCCATATGTTTTAACTCCATTCACCACTTCACGATCACCGCTATCCAGGAAGTAAAGGTTAAGCAGGCTAGTATTGACCAACTCGGATCCAAATGACCCATGGATGCCAATGTGATAATTCCCAAACCCATGTACCAAAAAACCAGGTGGGTTTACTTGAGATACCGAGTAATCCATCAGAGACATGAAGGTCATCAGCTCCTCCCGCGTCATTGTTGACTCTTGGTCATGATTACCTAAAATGGCAGCCCATGGCACCTTGTATTCGATAGCAGGGCTGATTGCTCTGAGTAGTGATTCCGCTGCATCAGTTGCACTGCCCCCAAATATGTTGTCTCCTGATCCAATTAAACCAACGTGAGCATTAAAAGTAAACTGTAATGTTCCCTTTTGCTTATAAAGGAAGAAATGGGTAACAACTGTGTAGTATAGGAACTCAAAAGGGTAAGTCGTTCACTGCATTACAAAATAAGATGTTGCCAGATTTTACTAACAAACTTGGATGATAGAGTTTTACTAACAAACATGCTTAGGATGCACTATATATGGAGGAGTTTATTGCTAGTGACTATAGTCTAAAACTTCCCTACCTGGACAGATAATGGCAATAGCTGTTAGTTTTGAAAAGTCTTAAGCATGTGTCCACATTGATTTGTAAATGGATCTCCACCGCGTCACACAAAAGCAAGCAACAAACTGCTAGCTGAAAACTGGCAAACTGTATGCAAACATGCAATAAATAAGACTGCAACAGGAGTCAAGAGAGCACTGCATAAGATGAAACCATTGACAAACCCAGCTAA is part of the Sorghum bicolor cultivar BTx623 chromosome 10, Sorghum_bicolor_NCBIv3, whole genome shotgun sequence genome and harbors:
- the LOC110430900 gene encoding GATA transcription factor 20-like isoform X1; this encodes MSHHDGSKPYQPRRGPERHPQPADGMAAPPPAAVGPSVEHLVAAAAEAEALNRFAVEPQVHEQEVGEEEEEDEEEDEMEEEEDEQEGQHGGIGGEHVPMDADAAAAAAAAAGAQMDPHSAMVPGTVPPMATNQLTLSFQGEVYVFDSVSPDKVQAVLLLLGGRELSSLGGASSSAPYSKRLNFPHRVASLMRFREKRKERNFDKKIRYTVRKEVALRMQRNRGQFTSSKPKPDEIAASEMAAVDGSPNWALVEGRPPSAAECHHCGTNATATPMMRRGPDGPRTLCNACGLMWANKGLLRDLSKSPVPLQVMQSAPLLDGGQNGNVMSAPGSELENAAAAMTNGHESSSSGV
- the LOC110430900 gene encoding GATA transcription factor 20-like isoform X2 gives rise to the protein MSHHDGSKPYQPRRGPERHPQPADGMAAPPPAAVGPSVEHLVAAAAEAEALNRFAVEPQVHEQEVGEEEEEDEEEDEMEEEEDEQEGQHGGIGGEHVPMDADAAAAAAAAAGAQMDPHSAMVPGTVPPMATNQLTLSFQGEVYVFDSVSPDKVQAVLLLLGGRELSSLGGASSSAPYSKRLNFPHRVASLMRFREKRKERNFDKKIRYTVRKEVALRMQRNRGQFTSSKPKPDEIAASEMAAVDGSPNWALVEGRPPSAAECHHCGTNATATPMMRRGPDGPRTLCNACGLMWANKGLLRDLSKSPVPLQVMQSAPLLDGGNGNVMSAPGSELENAAAAMTNGHESSSSGV
- the LOC8065557 gene encoding probable inactive purple acid phosphatase 28, with the protein product MMALSHLAALVSLLLPCLLALLLLRLAAVLDPDSDAAVPRVKAAAPLPLRFRHDGAFKILQVADMHFGNGAATRCRDVGPDGGGALCSDLNTTRFLRRVIEAEKPDLIAFTGDNIFGGSATDAAESLLRAISPAIEYKVPWAAILGNHDQESTMTREELMTFMSLMDYSVSQVNPPGFLVHGFGNYHIGIHGSFGSELVNTSLLNLYFLDSGDREVVNGVKTYGWIKESQLTWLRATSLELQKKTHAPALAFFHIPIPEVRGLWYSGFKGQYQEGVACSSVNSGVLGTLVSMGDVKAVFLGHDHLNDFCGNLNGIWFCYGGGFGYHAYGRPHWPRRARIIYSELKKGQRSWMEVESIQTWKLLDDEKLSKIDEQVLWRHSTDDSDHSVYF